A part of Vulpes lagopus strain Blue_001 chromosome 4, ASM1834538v1, whole genome shotgun sequence genomic DNA contains:
- the TMUB1 gene encoding transmembrane and ubiquitin-like domain-containing protein 1 isoform X1, translated as MLRATAAGKEGVPSGVCDLGASRPEVPEGPLWSWRSRALSKVAGKAGAMALIEGVGDEVTILFAVLACLLVLALAWVSTHTAEGTDPLPQPSGTPTPAQPSEAMAVTGSIRGEAPGAETPSLRHRGQAAQPEPGMGLSATPPSPDSPQEPLVLRLKFLNDSEQVARAWPHDTIGSLKRTQFPGREQQVRLIYQGQLLGDDTQTLGSLHLPPNCVLHCHVSTRVGPPHPPCPPGSEPGPSGLEIGSLLLPLLLLLLLLLWYCQIQYRPFFPLTATLGLAGFTLLLSLLAFAMYRP; from the exons ATGCTCCGGGCGACGGcggcagggaaggagggggtgcCTTCAGGTGTCTGCGACCTCGGCGCCTCCCGCCCGGAAGTGCCCGAGGGTCCGCTATGGAGCTGGCGGAGCCGGGCG CTCAGTAAGGTGGCAGGCAAGGCAGGTGCCATGGCCTTGATTGAAGGGGTGGGTGATGAGGTGACCATCCTTTTTGCGGTGCTTGCCTGCCTTCTGGTGCTGGCTCTCGCCTGGGTCTCCACACACACCGCGGAGGGCACCGACCCATTGCCCCAGCCATCAGGGACTCCAACACCAGCACAGCCCAGTGAAGCCATGGCGGTCACCGGCAGCATCCGAGGGGAGGCCCCAGGGGCTGAGACCCCCAGCTTGAGACACAGAGGTCAGGCTGCACAGccagagcctggcatggggctctcAGCAACACCACCGTCGCCGGActccccccaggagcccctcgtGCTCCGGCTGAAATTCCTCAACGATTCAGAGCAGGTGGCCAGGGCCTGGCCCCACGATACCATTGGCTCCCTGAAAAG GACCCAGTTTCCTGGCCGGGAACAGCAGGTGCGGCTCATCTACCAAGGGCAGCTGCTAGGAGACGACACCCAGACCCTGGGCAGCCTTCACCTCCCGCCCAACTGCGTTCTCCACTGCCACGTGTCCACGCGCGTCGGTCCCCCACACCCCCCTTGCCCACCGGGGTCAGAGCCAGGCCCCTCCGGGCTGGAAATAGGCAGCCTgctgctgcccctcctgcttctgctgctgctgctgctctggtaCTGCCAGATCCAGTACCGGCCCTTCTTTCCCCTGACCGCCACTCTGGGTCTGGCCGGCTTCACCCTGCTCCTCAGTCTCCTGGCCTTTGCCATGTACCGCCCGTAG
- the TMUB1 gene encoding transmembrane and ubiquitin-like domain-containing protein 1 isoform X2, producing the protein MALIEGVGDEVTILFAVLACLLVLALAWVSTHTAEGTDPLPQPSGTPTPAQPSEAMAVTGSIRGEAPGAETPSLRHRGQAAQPEPGMGLSATPPSPDSPQEPLVLRLKFLNDSEQVARAWPHDTIGSLKRTQFPGREQQVRLIYQGQLLGDDTQTLGSLHLPPNCVLHCHVSTRVGPPHPPCPPGSEPGPSGLEIGSLLLPLLLLLLLLLWYCQIQYRPFFPLTATLGLAGFTLLLSLLAFAMYRP; encoded by the exons ATGGCCTTGATTGAAGGGGTGGGTGATGAGGTGACCATCCTTTTTGCGGTGCTTGCCTGCCTTCTGGTGCTGGCTCTCGCCTGGGTCTCCACACACACCGCGGAGGGCACCGACCCATTGCCCCAGCCATCAGGGACTCCAACACCAGCACAGCCCAGTGAAGCCATGGCGGTCACCGGCAGCATCCGAGGGGAGGCCCCAGGGGCTGAGACCCCCAGCTTGAGACACAGAGGTCAGGCTGCACAGccagagcctggcatggggctctcAGCAACACCACCGTCGCCGGActccccccaggagcccctcgtGCTCCGGCTGAAATTCCTCAACGATTCAGAGCAGGTGGCCAGGGCCTGGCCCCACGATACCATTGGCTCCCTGAAAAG GACCCAGTTTCCTGGCCGGGAACAGCAGGTGCGGCTCATCTACCAAGGGCAGCTGCTAGGAGACGACACCCAGACCCTGGGCAGCCTTCACCTCCCGCCCAACTGCGTTCTCCACTGCCACGTGTCCACGCGCGTCGGTCCCCCACACCCCCCTTGCCCACCGGGGTCAGAGCCAGGCCCCTCCGGGCTGGAAATAGGCAGCCTgctgctgcccctcctgcttctgctgctgctgctgctctggtaCTGCCAGATCCAGTACCGGCCCTTCTTTCCCCTGACCGCCACTCTGGGTCTGGCCGGCTTCACCCTGCTCCTCAGTCTCCTGGCCTTTGCCATGTACCGCCCGTAG
- the FASTK gene encoding fas-activated serine/threonine kinase isoform X1: MRRPRGEPGPRAPRPTEGATCAGPGEPWSPSPNSMLRLLLSAQASAARLSGLLLLPPVQPCCLGPSKWGDQPPAGGLHAGPVQGLQRLLEQARSPGELLRWLGQNPTKVRAHHYPVALRRLGQLLGSQPRPPPVEQATLQDLSQLIIRNCPSFDIHTIHVCLHLAVLLGFPSDGPLMCALEQERRFRLPPKPPPTLQPVLHGGQRLEAALSCPHFLRRPRQHLIRSLAEARPEELTPHVMVLLAQHLARHRLREPQLLEAIAHFLVVQEAQLSSKVVQKLVLPFGRLNYLPLEQQFMPCLERILAREAGVAPLATVNILMSLCQLRCLPFRALHFVFSPGFINHISGTPHAFIVRRYLSLLDTAVELELPGYRGPRLPRRQQVPIFPQPLITDRARCKYSHKDIVAEGLRQLLGEEKYRQDLTVPPGYCTDFLLCVSSSGAVLPVRTQDPFLPYPPRSCSQGQAASQSTTHDPAQRVVLMLRERWHFCRDGQVLLGSRALRERHLGLMGYQLLPLPFEELESQRGLPQLKSYLRQKLQALGLRWGPEGG, encoded by the exons ATGAGGAGGCCGCGGGGGGAGCCCGGCCCCCGGGCCCCGAGACCGACTGAGGGAGCGACCTGCGCGGGGCCTGGGGAGCCAT GGTCTCCATCACCCAACTCCATGCTTCGACTCCTGCTCTCTGCCCAGGCCTCCGCTGCTCGGCTGTCTGGCCTGCTGCTGCTCCCGCCAGTACAGCCCTGCTGTCTGGGGCCCAGCAAGTGGGGGGACCAGCCTCCTGCAGGTGGCCTCCatgcaggccccgtgcaggggcTACAGCGGCTTCTGGAACAGGCGAGGAGCCCTGGGGAGCTGCTGCGTTGGCTGGGCCAGAACCCCACCAAGGTGCGCGCCCATCACTACCCTGTGGCACTTCGTCGTCTGGGTCAGCTCTTGGGGTCTCAGCCACGGCCCCCTCCTGTGGAGCAGGCCACACTACAGGACTTGAGTCAGCTCATCATCCGAAACTGCCCCTCCTTTGACATTCACACCATCCACGTGTGTCTGCACCTTGCAGTCTTACTTG GCTTCCCATCAGATGGGCCCCTGATGTGTGCCCTGGAGCAGGAGAGAAGGTTCCGCCTCCCTCCGAAGCCACCTCCCACCCTGCAACCTGTCCTGCACGGTGGGCAAAGATTGGAAGCTGCTCTGAGCTGCCCTCATTTCCTGAGGCGTCCACGGCAGCACCTCATCCGCAGCCTGGCAG AGGCCAGGCCAGAGGAACTGACTCCTCACGTCATGGTGCTCCTGGCCCAGCACCTGGCCCGGCACCGGTTGCGGGAGCCCCAGCTTCTGGAAGCCATTGCCCATTTCCTGGTGGTCCAGGAAGCCCAGCTCAGCAGCAAG GTGGTACAGAAGTTGGTCCTGCCCTTTGGGCGGCTGAACTACTTGCCTCTGGAACAGCAGTTTATGCCCTGTCTTGAGAGGATCCTGGCTCGGGAAGCAGGGGTGGCCCCCCTGGCCACTGTCAACATCTTGATGTCGCTGTGCCAGCTGCGGTGCCTACCCTTCCGAGCTCTGCACTTTGTCTTTTCCCCAGGCTTCATCAACCACATCAGTG GCACCCCTCATGCCTTCATTGTGCGGCGCTACCTCTCCCTGCTAGACACAGCTGTGGAGCTGGAGCTTCCAGGATACCGGGGTCCCCGTCTTCCCCGAAGGCAGCAAGTGCCCATCTTCCCCCAGCCACTCATCACTGACCGTGCCCGCTGCAAGTACAG TCACAAGGATATAGTAGCGGAGGGGCTGCGCCAGCTGCTGGGGGAAGAAAAGTACCGGCAGGATCTGACGGTGCCTCCGGGCTACTGCACAG ACTTCCTGCTCTGCGTCAGCAGCTCCGGTGCTGTGCTTCCTGTGAGGACCCAGGACCCCTTCCTACCGTACCCTCCCCGGTCCTGTTCCCAGGGCCAGGCTGCCTCTCAGTCCACTACCCATGACCCCGCCCAAAG GGTGGTGCTGATGCTGCGAGAACGCTGGCATTTCTGCCGGGATGGCCAAGTGCTGCTGGGCTCCCGGGCCCTCCGGGAGCGGCACCTGGGCCTGATGGGCTACCAGCTCCTGCCG CTACCCTTTGAGGAACTGGAGTCACAGAGAGGCCTGCCACAGCTCAAGAGCTACCTGAGGCAGAAGCTCCAGGCCTTGGGCCTCCGCTGGGGGCCTGAAGGGGGGTGA
- the FASTK gene encoding fas-activated serine/threonine kinase isoform X2, producing MRRPRGEPGPRAPRPTEGATCAGPGEPWSPSPNSMLRLLLSAQASAARLSGLLLLPPVQPCCLGPSKWGDQPPAGGLHAGPVQGLQRLLEQARSPGELLRWLGQNPTKVRAHHYPVALRRLGQLLGSQPRPPPVEQATLQDLSQLIIRNCPSFDIHTIHVCLHLAVLLGFPSDGPLMCALEQERRFRLPPKPPPTLQPVLHGGQRLEAALSCPHFLRRPRQHLIRSLAEARPEELTPHVMVLLAQHLARHRLREPQLLEAIAHFLVVQEAQLSSKVVQKLVLPFGRLNYLPLEQQFMPCLERILAREAGVAPLATVNILMSLCQLRCLPFRALHFVFSPGFINHISDTAVELELPGYRGPRLPRRQQVPIFPQPLITDRARCKYSHKDIVAEGLRQLLGEEKYRQDLTVPPGYCTDFLLCVSSSGAVLPVRTQDPFLPYPPRSCSQGQAASQSTTHDPAQRVVLMLRERWHFCRDGQVLLGSRALRERHLGLMGYQLLPLPFEELESQRGLPQLKSYLRQKLQALGLRWGPEGG from the exons ATGAGGAGGCCGCGGGGGGAGCCCGGCCCCCGGGCCCCGAGACCGACTGAGGGAGCGACCTGCGCGGGGCCTGGGGAGCCAT GGTCTCCATCACCCAACTCCATGCTTCGACTCCTGCTCTCTGCCCAGGCCTCCGCTGCTCGGCTGTCTGGCCTGCTGCTGCTCCCGCCAGTACAGCCCTGCTGTCTGGGGCCCAGCAAGTGGGGGGACCAGCCTCCTGCAGGTGGCCTCCatgcaggccccgtgcaggggcTACAGCGGCTTCTGGAACAGGCGAGGAGCCCTGGGGAGCTGCTGCGTTGGCTGGGCCAGAACCCCACCAAGGTGCGCGCCCATCACTACCCTGTGGCACTTCGTCGTCTGGGTCAGCTCTTGGGGTCTCAGCCACGGCCCCCTCCTGTGGAGCAGGCCACACTACAGGACTTGAGTCAGCTCATCATCCGAAACTGCCCCTCCTTTGACATTCACACCATCCACGTGTGTCTGCACCTTGCAGTCTTACTTG GCTTCCCATCAGATGGGCCCCTGATGTGTGCCCTGGAGCAGGAGAGAAGGTTCCGCCTCCCTCCGAAGCCACCTCCCACCCTGCAACCTGTCCTGCACGGTGGGCAAAGATTGGAAGCTGCTCTGAGCTGCCCTCATTTCCTGAGGCGTCCACGGCAGCACCTCATCCGCAGCCTGGCAG AGGCCAGGCCAGAGGAACTGACTCCTCACGTCATGGTGCTCCTGGCCCAGCACCTGGCCCGGCACCGGTTGCGGGAGCCCCAGCTTCTGGAAGCCATTGCCCATTTCCTGGTGGTCCAGGAAGCCCAGCTCAGCAGCAAG GTGGTACAGAAGTTGGTCCTGCCCTTTGGGCGGCTGAACTACTTGCCTCTGGAACAGCAGTTTATGCCCTGTCTTGAGAGGATCCTGGCTCGGGAAGCAGGGGTGGCCCCCCTGGCCACTGTCAACATCTTGATGTCGCTGTGCCAGCTGCGGTGCCTACCCTTCCGAGCTCTGCACTTTGTCTTTTCCCCAGGCTTCATCAACCACATCAGTG ACACAGCTGTGGAGCTGGAGCTTCCAGGATACCGGGGTCCCCGTCTTCCCCGAAGGCAGCAAGTGCCCATCTTCCCCCAGCCACTCATCACTGACCGTGCCCGCTGCAAGTACAG TCACAAGGATATAGTAGCGGAGGGGCTGCGCCAGCTGCTGGGGGAAGAAAAGTACCGGCAGGATCTGACGGTGCCTCCGGGCTACTGCACAG ACTTCCTGCTCTGCGTCAGCAGCTCCGGTGCTGTGCTTCCTGTGAGGACCCAGGACCCCTTCCTACCGTACCCTCCCCGGTCCTGTTCCCAGGGCCAGGCTGCCTCTCAGTCCACTACCCATGACCCCGCCCAAAG GGTGGTGCTGATGCTGCGAGAACGCTGGCATTTCTGCCGGGATGGCCAAGTGCTGCTGGGCTCCCGGGCCCTCCGGGAGCGGCACCTGGGCCTGATGGGCTACCAGCTCCTGCCG CTACCCTTTGAGGAACTGGAGTCACAGAGAGGCCTGCCACAGCTCAAGAGCTACCTGAGGCAGAAGCTCCAGGCCTTGGGCCTCCGCTGGGGGCCTGAAGGGGGGTGA
- the FASTK gene encoding fas-activated serine/threonine kinase isoform X5: MRRPRGEPGPRAPRPTEGATCAGPGEPCFPSDGPLMCALEQERRFRLPPKPPPTLQPVLHGGQRLEAALSCPHFLRRPRQHLIRSLAEARPEELTPHVMVLLAQHLARHRLREPQLLEAIAHFLVVQEAQLSSKVVQKLVLPFGRLNYLPLEQQFMPCLERILAREAGVAPLATVNILMSLCQLRCLPFRALHFVFSPGFINHISGTPHAFIVRRYLSLLDTAVELELPGYRGPRLPRRQQVPIFPQPLITDRARCKYSHKDIVAEGLRQLLGEEKYRQDLTVPPGYCTDFLLCVSSSGAVLPVRTQDPFLPYPPRSCSQGQAASQSTTHDPAQRVVLMLRERWHFCRDGQVLLGSRALRERHLGLMGYQLLPLPFEELESQRGLPQLKSYLRQKLQALGLRWGPEGG, from the exons ATGAGGAGGCCGCGGGGGGAGCCCGGCCCCCGGGCCCCGAGACCGACTGAGGGAGCGACCTGCGCGGGGCCTGGGGAGCCAT GCTTCCCATCAGATGGGCCCCTGATGTGTGCCCTGGAGCAGGAGAGAAGGTTCCGCCTCCCTCCGAAGCCACCTCCCACCCTGCAACCTGTCCTGCACGGTGGGCAAAGATTGGAAGCTGCTCTGAGCTGCCCTCATTTCCTGAGGCGTCCACGGCAGCACCTCATCCGCAGCCTGGCAG AGGCCAGGCCAGAGGAACTGACTCCTCACGTCATGGTGCTCCTGGCCCAGCACCTGGCCCGGCACCGGTTGCGGGAGCCCCAGCTTCTGGAAGCCATTGCCCATTTCCTGGTGGTCCAGGAAGCCCAGCTCAGCAGCAAG GTGGTACAGAAGTTGGTCCTGCCCTTTGGGCGGCTGAACTACTTGCCTCTGGAACAGCAGTTTATGCCCTGTCTTGAGAGGATCCTGGCTCGGGAAGCAGGGGTGGCCCCCCTGGCCACTGTCAACATCTTGATGTCGCTGTGCCAGCTGCGGTGCCTACCCTTCCGAGCTCTGCACTTTGTCTTTTCCCCAGGCTTCATCAACCACATCAGTG GCACCCCTCATGCCTTCATTGTGCGGCGCTACCTCTCCCTGCTAGACACAGCTGTGGAGCTGGAGCTTCCAGGATACCGGGGTCCCCGTCTTCCCCGAAGGCAGCAAGTGCCCATCTTCCCCCAGCCACTCATCACTGACCGTGCCCGCTGCAAGTACAG TCACAAGGATATAGTAGCGGAGGGGCTGCGCCAGCTGCTGGGGGAAGAAAAGTACCGGCAGGATCTGACGGTGCCTCCGGGCTACTGCACAG ACTTCCTGCTCTGCGTCAGCAGCTCCGGTGCTGTGCTTCCTGTGAGGACCCAGGACCCCTTCCTACCGTACCCTCCCCGGTCCTGTTCCCAGGGCCAGGCTGCCTCTCAGTCCACTACCCATGACCCCGCCCAAAG GGTGGTGCTGATGCTGCGAGAACGCTGGCATTTCTGCCGGGATGGCCAAGTGCTGCTGGGCTCCCGGGCCCTCCGGGAGCGGCACCTGGGCCTGATGGGCTACCAGCTCCTGCCG CTACCCTTTGAGGAACTGGAGTCACAGAGAGGCCTGCCACAGCTCAAGAGCTACCTGAGGCAGAAGCTCCAGGCCTTGGGCCTCCGCTGGGGGCCTGAAGGGGGGTGA
- the FASTK gene encoding fas-activated serine/threonine kinase isoform X4, producing the protein MVSITQLHASTPALCPGLRCSAVWPAAAPASTALLSGAQQVGGPASCRWPPCRPRAGATAASGTGEEPWGAAALAGPEPHQGFPSDGPLMCALEQERRFRLPPKPPPTLQPVLHGGQRLEAALSCPHFLRRPRQHLIRSLAEARPEELTPHVMVLLAQHLARHRLREPQLLEAIAHFLVVQEAQLSSKVVQKLVLPFGRLNYLPLEQQFMPCLERILAREAGVAPLATVNILMSLCQLRCLPFRALHFVFSPGFINHISGTPHAFIVRRYLSLLDTAVELELPGYRGPRLPRRQQVPIFPQPLITDRARCKYSHKDIVAEGLRQLLGEEKYRQDLTVPPGYCTDFLLCVSSSGAVLPVRTQDPFLPYPPRSCSQGQAASQSTTHDPAQRVVLMLRERWHFCRDGQVLLGSRALRERHLGLMGYQLLPLPFEELESQRGLPQLKSYLRQKLQALGLRWGPEGG; encoded by the exons AT GGTCTCCATCACCCAACTCCATGCTTCGACTCCTGCTCTCTGCCCAGGCCTCCGCTGCTCGGCTGTCTGGCCTGCTGCTGCTCCCGCCAGTACAGCCCTGCTGTCTGGGGCCCAGCAAGTGGGGGGACCAGCCTCCTGCAGGTGGCCTCCatgcaggccccgtgcaggggcTACAGCGGCTTCTGGAACAGGCGAGGAGCCCTGGGGAGCTGCTGCGTTGGCTGGGCCAGAACCCCACCAAG GCTTCCCATCAGATGGGCCCCTGATGTGTGCCCTGGAGCAGGAGAGAAGGTTCCGCCTCCCTCCGAAGCCACCTCCCACCCTGCAACCTGTCCTGCACGGTGGGCAAAGATTGGAAGCTGCTCTGAGCTGCCCTCATTTCCTGAGGCGTCCACGGCAGCACCTCATCCGCAGCCTGGCAG AGGCCAGGCCAGAGGAACTGACTCCTCACGTCATGGTGCTCCTGGCCCAGCACCTGGCCCGGCACCGGTTGCGGGAGCCCCAGCTTCTGGAAGCCATTGCCCATTTCCTGGTGGTCCAGGAAGCCCAGCTCAGCAGCAAG GTGGTACAGAAGTTGGTCCTGCCCTTTGGGCGGCTGAACTACTTGCCTCTGGAACAGCAGTTTATGCCCTGTCTTGAGAGGATCCTGGCTCGGGAAGCAGGGGTGGCCCCCCTGGCCACTGTCAACATCTTGATGTCGCTGTGCCAGCTGCGGTGCCTACCCTTCCGAGCTCTGCACTTTGTCTTTTCCCCAGGCTTCATCAACCACATCAGTG GCACCCCTCATGCCTTCATTGTGCGGCGCTACCTCTCCCTGCTAGACACAGCTGTGGAGCTGGAGCTTCCAGGATACCGGGGTCCCCGTCTTCCCCGAAGGCAGCAAGTGCCCATCTTCCCCCAGCCACTCATCACTGACCGTGCCCGCTGCAAGTACAG TCACAAGGATATAGTAGCGGAGGGGCTGCGCCAGCTGCTGGGGGAAGAAAAGTACCGGCAGGATCTGACGGTGCCTCCGGGCTACTGCACAG ACTTCCTGCTCTGCGTCAGCAGCTCCGGTGCTGTGCTTCCTGTGAGGACCCAGGACCCCTTCCTACCGTACCCTCCCCGGTCCTGTTCCCAGGGCCAGGCTGCCTCTCAGTCCACTACCCATGACCCCGCCCAAAG GGTGGTGCTGATGCTGCGAGAACGCTGGCATTTCTGCCGGGATGGCCAAGTGCTGCTGGGCTCCCGGGCCCTCCGGGAGCGGCACCTGGGCCTGATGGGCTACCAGCTCCTGCCG CTACCCTTTGAGGAACTGGAGTCACAGAGAGGCCTGCCACAGCTCAAGAGCTACCTGAGGCAGAAGCTCCAGGCCTTGGGCCTCCGCTGGGGGCCTGAAGGGGGGTGA
- the FASTK gene encoding fas-activated serine/threonine kinase isoform X3 gives MLRLLLSAQASAARLSGLLLLPPVQPCCLGPSKWGDQPPAGGLHAGPVQGLQRLLEQARSPGELLRWLGQNPTKVRAHHYPVALRRLGQLLGSQPRPPPVEQATLQDLSQLIIRNCPSFDIHTIHVCLHLAVLLGFPSDGPLMCALEQERRFRLPPKPPPTLQPVLHGGQRLEAALSCPHFLRRPRQHLIRSLAEARPEELTPHVMVLLAQHLARHRLREPQLLEAIAHFLVVQEAQLSSKVVQKLVLPFGRLNYLPLEQQFMPCLERILAREAGVAPLATVNILMSLCQLRCLPFRALHFVFSPGFINHISGTPHAFIVRRYLSLLDTAVELELPGYRGPRLPRRQQVPIFPQPLITDRARCKYSHKDIVAEGLRQLLGEEKYRQDLTVPPGYCTDFLLCVSSSGAVLPVRTQDPFLPYPPRSCSQGQAASQSTTHDPAQRVVLMLRERWHFCRDGQVLLGSRALRERHLGLMGYQLLPLPFEELESQRGLPQLKSYLRQKLQALGLRWGPEGG, from the exons ATGCTTCGACTCCTGCTCTCTGCCCAGGCCTCCGCTGCTCGGCTGTCTGGCCTGCTGCTGCTCCCGCCAGTACAGCCCTGCTGTCTGGGGCCCAGCAAGTGGGGGGACCAGCCTCCTGCAGGTGGCCTCCatgcaggccccgtgcaggggcTACAGCGGCTTCTGGAACAGGCGAGGAGCCCTGGGGAGCTGCTGCGTTGGCTGGGCCAGAACCCCACCAAGGTGCGCGCCCATCACTACCCTGTGGCACTTCGTCGTCTGGGTCAGCTCTTGGGGTCTCAGCCACGGCCCCCTCCTGTGGAGCAGGCCACACTACAGGACTTGAGTCAGCTCATCATCCGAAACTGCCCCTCCTTTGACATTCACACCATCCACGTGTGTCTGCACCTTGCAGTCTTACTTG GCTTCCCATCAGATGGGCCCCTGATGTGTGCCCTGGAGCAGGAGAGAAGGTTCCGCCTCCCTCCGAAGCCACCTCCCACCCTGCAACCTGTCCTGCACGGTGGGCAAAGATTGGAAGCTGCTCTGAGCTGCCCTCATTTCCTGAGGCGTCCACGGCAGCACCTCATCCGCAGCCTGGCAG AGGCCAGGCCAGAGGAACTGACTCCTCACGTCATGGTGCTCCTGGCCCAGCACCTGGCCCGGCACCGGTTGCGGGAGCCCCAGCTTCTGGAAGCCATTGCCCATTTCCTGGTGGTCCAGGAAGCCCAGCTCAGCAGCAAG GTGGTACAGAAGTTGGTCCTGCCCTTTGGGCGGCTGAACTACTTGCCTCTGGAACAGCAGTTTATGCCCTGTCTTGAGAGGATCCTGGCTCGGGAAGCAGGGGTGGCCCCCCTGGCCACTGTCAACATCTTGATGTCGCTGTGCCAGCTGCGGTGCCTACCCTTCCGAGCTCTGCACTTTGTCTTTTCCCCAGGCTTCATCAACCACATCAGTG GCACCCCTCATGCCTTCATTGTGCGGCGCTACCTCTCCCTGCTAGACACAGCTGTGGAGCTGGAGCTTCCAGGATACCGGGGTCCCCGTCTTCCCCGAAGGCAGCAAGTGCCCATCTTCCCCCAGCCACTCATCACTGACCGTGCCCGCTGCAAGTACAG TCACAAGGATATAGTAGCGGAGGGGCTGCGCCAGCTGCTGGGGGAAGAAAAGTACCGGCAGGATCTGACGGTGCCTCCGGGCTACTGCACAG ACTTCCTGCTCTGCGTCAGCAGCTCCGGTGCTGTGCTTCCTGTGAGGACCCAGGACCCCTTCCTACCGTACCCTCCCCGGTCCTGTTCCCAGGGCCAGGCTGCCTCTCAGTCCACTACCCATGACCCCGCCCAAAG GGTGGTGCTGATGCTGCGAGAACGCTGGCATTTCTGCCGGGATGGCCAAGTGCTGCTGGGCTCCCGGGCCCTCCGGGAGCGGCACCTGGGCCTGATGGGCTACCAGCTCCTGCCG CTACCCTTTGAGGAACTGGAGTCACAGAGAGGCCTGCCACAGCTCAAGAGCTACCTGAGGCAGAAGCTCCAGGCCTTGGGCCTCCGCTGGGGGCCTGAAGGGGGGTGA